A window from Candidatus Paceibacterota bacterium encodes these proteins:
- a CDS encoding AAA family ATPase → MAKMVIGLVGEMASGKDVVKKYMGQKYAAKYCQYSTILRDVMDRLCLEKSRENMQKASTGLRQLFGEELLAKVIANDADKLEAEMVVVDGARRMADIAYLKKLPQFVLVKIEAEPKIRYERIKKRNENVGDSEKTFEAFVREHEAEAEKEIPIVMKEAKYLLDNNASLEDLYKQVDALVLKLKG, encoded by the coding sequence ATGGCAAAAATGGTGATTGGCTTAGTGGGAGAAATGGCCAGCGGCAAAGATGTGGTCAAAAAATATATGGGTCAAAAATATGCTGCAAAATACTGCCAGTATTCTACTATTTTGCGGGATGTCATGGATCGTCTTTGTTTGGAAAAAAGCCGCGAAAATATGCAGAAGGCCTCGACAGGGCTGCGCCAACTTTTTGGAGAAGAGCTTTTGGCCAAGGTCATTGCCAATGACGCCGACAAACTGGAGGCCGAGATGGTGGTGGTAGACGGAGCCCGTCGGATGGCGGACATTGCTTATTTAAAAAAGTTGCCGCAGTTTGTCTTGGTCAAAATTGAAGCTGAACCAAAAATCAGATATGAACGCATAAAAAAGAGAAATGAAAATGTAGGGGACAGCGAAAAAACATTTGAAGCGTTTGTGCGTGAACATGAGGCCGAGGCGGAAAAAGAAATTCCAATTGTCATGAAAGAAGCCAAATATTTGCTAGACAACAATGCTAGTCTGGAAGATTTGTATAAACAGGTAGAT
- the nusG gene encoding transcription termination/antitermination protein NusG, whose amino-acid sequence MSKQEEGERNWYAIHTYAGYENAVMRNLKQRIESLFMEDKIFNVIVPTEKKIKIKAGKRVEEEEKIYPGYVLVEMIVTDDSWFMVRNTPRVTGFVGSGVYPVPLDKKEVEALFKRMSVDTVKHKIDLSVGDAVNIGDGPFKDLEGKVSEVDEERGKVKVLVSMFGRETPVELDFLQVRKI is encoded by the coding sequence ATGAGCAAACAAGAAGAAGGGGAACGAAACTGGTATGCCATTCACACCTATGCTGGGTATGAGAACGCAGTGATGCGCAATCTCAAGCAGCGCATAGAGTCGCTCTTCATGGAGGACAAGATTTTTAATGTGATTGTCCCAACTGAAAAGAAAATCAAAATAAAAGCGGGCAAGCGCGTCGAGGAAGAAGAAAAAATCTATCCAGGCTATGTGTTGGTAGAAATGATCGTGACCGATGATTCGTGGTTTATGGTGCGCAACACTCCTCGAGTGACTGGCTTCGTCGGATCAGGCGTGTATCCAGTGCCTCTAGATAAAAAAGAAGTCGAGGCTCTCTTTAAGCGAATGAGTGTAGACACTGTCAAACACAAGATTGATCTTTCAGTTGGAGATGCCGTCAACATTGGCGACGGTCCATTTAAGGATCTTGAAGGTAAAGTCAGCGAAGTCGACGAGGAACGAGGCAAAGTAAAAGTGCTTGTTTCTATGTTCGGCCGCGAGACGCCTGTCGAGCTCGATTTCTTGCAAGTTCGAAAAATATAA
- the rplK gene encoding 50S ribosomal protein L11, translating into MAKKIIKQLKLVIPAGKANPAPPVGPALGQAGINIGDFVTKFNAATAKMMGDIVPVAITVYEDRSYDFVLKTPPASSLILKALGVEKGSGTNVAKKVGKITKAQIKEIAEKKMSDLNANTVEAAMKIVEGTCRSMGVEVK; encoded by the coding sequence ATGGCTAAAAAAATCATTAAACAACTCAAGCTAGTCATCCCAGCGGGCAAAGCTAATCCTGCGCCTCCAGTAGGCCCCGCTCTCGGCCAGGCGGGTATCAATATTGGTGACTTTGTCACCAAATTTAACGCCGCTACGGCTAAAATGATGGGGGACATCGTGCCTGTAGCTATTACAGTCTATGAAGATCGCTCTTATGATTTTGTCCTCAAAACTCCTCCAGCGTCTTCTCTCATTTTAAAAGCTCTTGGAGTGGAAAAAGGCTCTGGTACAAATGTGGCCAAAAAAGTGGGCAAGATTACCAAAGCTCAAATCAAAGAAATTGCTGAAAAGAAAATGTCGGATCTCAACGCCAATACCGTCGAGGCCGCTATGAAGATTGTTGAAGGGACATGTCGGTCAATGGGAGTAGAAGTAAAATAA
- the secE gene encoding preprotein translocase subunit SecE: protein MGIINYINETRAEMKHTTWPTRKEAAFYTVFVIVSSLLLAAFLGAFDSLFSQILKNFI from the coding sequence ATGGGAATCATCAATTATATCAATGAAACACGGGCTGAAATGAAGCATACTACCTGGCCTACGCGCAAGGAAGCGGCTTTTTACACCGTTTTTGTGATCGTCAGCTCACTCCTCCTGGCCGCTTTTCTGGGCGCTTTTGATTCCCTTTTCTCTCAAATTCTCAAAAACTTTATTTAA
- a CDS encoding cytidine/deoxycytidylate deaminase family protein codes for MSEKNTKKERPSWDEYFLGIMDMVAARSTCDRGRSGCVIAKDKRIVSTGYVGAPAGCAHCDEVGHEMHTVVQEDGTQSRHCVRTTHAEQNAVAQAARSGSSTDGATLYCKMTPCYVCAKMIINAGITRVVATKDYHGGGRSKEIFKESGVQFELLDDALEVYEDMK; via the coding sequence ATGAGCGAAAAAAATACAAAAAAGGAACGCCCATCTTGGGACGAATATTTTTTAGGAATCATGGATATGGTAGCTGCTCGCTCCACCTGTGATAGGGGACGGTCGGGCTGTGTCATTGCCAAAGATAAACGCATCGTTTCGACTGGCTATGTCGGCGCGCCCGCTGGATGTGCGCATTGCGATGAAGTGGGACATGAAATGCATACTGTTGTGCAAGAAGATGGCACACAGTCACGTCACTGTGTCCGGACTACTCATGCTGAGCAAAATGCTGTTGCTCAGGCTGCTCGTTCTGGCTCGAGCACTGATGGAGCCACCCTTTATTGCAAAATGACCCCTTGCTATGTTTGCGCCAAAATGATCATCAATGCCGGGATTACAAGAGTGGTGGCGACTAAAGATTATCATGGGGGAGGGCGCAGCAAAGAAATTTTTAAAGAATCAGGCGTCCAGTTTGAGCTTTTGGATGACGCCCTGGAGGTTTATGAAGATATGAAATAA